The following is a genomic window from Thunnus maccoyii chromosome 13, fThuMac1.1, whole genome shotgun sequence.
ATACAGTATAACTccaaaaaatgctaaatatattatttatatctcAAAAAATGATGTAACTTACAGAGACCAGCcccatgtgagtgtgtgtttctatgtgtaaATATTCTGTCTAATAATCTGTCACACCAGCACAAGGCTGTAGATGTGTGTGAAAACCTAATAACGACTTGCAGAGAGCACTTGTTTTCTCTTGGATATTTGTTCGTTGTTGTGAAATTATAGGTGTGTGGATTGCGTCCGCTGTCGGAAGTCAGGGTGTTAGCATTGCCCTTTAGCTGGAGACTGTCATAGTGACAAACACTTGCCCACAGCAGAGCCATTACTTCACATCATTAACCACCATCCATCTCCACAGCACCTGATACTGAGCACCATGTTACCATTAATAAAATCCCTCAACTCCTAGAGGGGAATCTAATTTGTCAAGTGTATGTAGCTCTTCTAAAAATCcatctttgtctctcttctaCCTCTTTGTGATCCTCTCCCTGCCTTATTCTTGTGCTGCTACCTCTGCAAGCGCACTTTTCTGCTGTCTAATCAGACTTTTAATATGTTTCCCGCCGACTTAACATTCTCAAGCTTTGCTGAATTGTCTCTTTCCTGTGTGTTACAGTTTTCATATTTCTAAAGATTGGAAAGACATGGCACATGTTAAACGGACTGTCTTGACACGATTCGGTGTAATAAATATATCTCttgctatctctctctctctctctctcttccctgcAGATAAAACAGATGATGAGCTGGAGATGACGATGGTGTGTCACAGGCCAGAGGGTCTTGATCAACTGGAAGCTCTTACCAACTTCAGCAAACCGGAGCTGCAGATCCTCTACCGTGGTTTCAAGAATGTAATCACACATTGTAGTTGACAGATACGATTACAGCCTGGACAGTTCTGGTTCATTTTtccaacagactgaaaaaacagTAATATCATAGGGTACAATAATCTTAATTCATCTTTCCCACAGGAATGTCCAAGTGGAGTGGTAAATGAGGAGACATTTAAACACATCTACGCACAGTTTTTTCCTCATGGAGGTAAAGTACAACACTTTCTGTGAAGACGCTCTGTGAAGCTTTTTAATAACAGAAGGCcttacatatttgttttttgtgttgcagATGCAAGCATGTATGCACATTATCTTTTCAATGCATTTGACACCACAAACAATGGCTCCATTAAGTTTAAGGTAACAAAAAGTGTCATCCATCtttgtaatcatttttattcaaaacttCACTAATTTCTTCACTATAATACGCAATGATGCTTCCTGAGTTTATCTTGTCTCtctattctgttctgtttccAGGATTTTGTGGTTGGGTTGTCTATACTGCTGCGGGGAACACTGAGGGAAAAACTGGAGTGGACGTTTCACCTTTATGACATTAACAGAGATGGCTACATAAACAGAGAGGTGAGACTGTGCTGTCACAATGTATACAATATGCTTTTCATGTCATCTAAAGCCTCTGTCTCAGCACAATGTgcatcttctcttcttctttcaggAAATGACTGAGATTGTGAGGGCCATTTATGACATGATGGGCAAGTACACCTATCCTGCGCTGAAGGGAGACGTCCCACAGCAGCATGTGGATGCCTTTTTTCAGGTTAGATCACCAACACATAATTTCACAGACATATGAGTCGAAGTCAGCATTTGTTATTAAGTGACAGGTGATTGTAAAACCCATTATTTTACACAGCAGGAAGTAAAACAACCTGACTCTTAATGTCTCTTATCATACCCTAGTAACTTcccaaattaatgtttttagttttattgagACACTTTGCATATAATACAAGATTTCAGATAAGGCTTGTAAATTTTTATATCATTAGCAAAGCCAGTCCTTGCAGTCCATAGCAACTTTCTAAGACAGTATTGTGTTCTATAGTGTGTACAGTTTATTGCAACACAAGctcacaataaacacatttccacAACAGAATTATCACATATTCGCTGATACTGGCTCACACTATGTTCTGTTACAttgtttttccacagaaaatggataaaaacaaagatggagTGGTGACTTTAGAGGAGTTTGTTATAGCCTGCCAGGAGGTGTGTATCGCTCTACATCTGGGGCTGTCTTCATTTAGTATGTAATagcaataaaatatgtttaaaatttgAAACATTTATCAAAGAAGGAAGCATATTGTCATATTACTGAGATATGTTCCTAGTATTCATACACATATGTTATACACTGTAGAGGTACATTTAAAATTTTGGCATGGaaattcattcttgaccttgggaaACAGAAGTCCATTTACTAGCTTTCAGAGCTGTCAGtcacatctcatggtcttcacTAAGTGAATGGAGCACAATTACACACTTATGCATTATGACACCTGAGCTAGCTCCAGCTGCTGAATTAAGACcctgagatgcagttgaaagctccaaaaGCTAGTGAGTGGACCTTTGAGCTTAGATAACACATAGAAAACATATATAACATTGAAATTGTCAATGCAGACAGTGCAAGTAGATGTGTGCTTTATGTAGATTTATAACAGGTTCTAATCACCGCATTATATGCCCAAATGTGCATTAGTCTAAATGAGGTCATACACATGCAGAGAACACCAACTTCAACATTACAAAGAATATCAACACTCCTCCAGAAATATTTGAAACGGATGTTTCTGCAAAGATAAATGAATTATGTTAGCCCTGGAAGCTGCTTGTGCAACAGGACTAGCTGTACATCGTTATATACAGAAGTACAAAACAGATGCTAGTTAATTACATCATTCTGCCATGATTACTTGTCTTCTCTCTCCCCAGGATGAAATCATGATGAGATCCATGCAGCTGTTTGAGAATGTGATGTAGAAGAAGGGGTAGATGATGGAGAAAAAGGCGTGGAAAATGAGAGGGcttgttgtgagtgtgtgtttgtggatgcaTATGTGCAATACATCcagtctctccctcccttcccatTTTATCCAGCTGTGGTCTGGAAATAGCCAAAATCCCCACAAAGACTTTAATGAAGGGACTGGACTGGAATGCTTTTAGCCTTCCTGCGGAGTTGCGCCACACAATACAAAGTGACTGATGTGACAGACTTGGACATAAACACATCACCCTCAGTCCTGCCTTGAAGATTGGCCTGTAAAAGATAAAGATGCTCCTACATTACAAGGCTGCTCCTGACCAGCAAAGAGCTACTGTTCAACCAGcagaagtttttgtttttttttgccaaaatatAATTGCATGCAAGAGGTTTTGATTTATCGCCAAATATTTGTTATGGGAATTTGGCCATACAGACTTCTGTATTTATCTCATGCATCTTGGTTGAAAGATATGGCATATTTCAAATGATGTGTCAGTTTCACTATTACAGTGACCCCTGTACTTTTGTATTGGCCTTGCTGTCGCTTGCTTGCTGAGTCTGTCTGATGCTTATTGTTAGAGTATGTCTAAAGCTTGCAGTAGAAAGTCAAACAATCTAGTAACATTACTTTTCATGAGTCttatatggtgtgtgtgtgtgtgtgagtttgtgtgtgtgtatgtgtgtgtgtgcctgtcttTCTGTCTATGTTGGAACTTAGGTATtaatgaaaaggaagaagaaatggattcattattttatattgtcaCCTGCTGCTTTGCTTCTTGTGGTCAAATCGGTGTgttgttgaaaaatgtaaaaatgtattgtgaAAAACGTGCATAAATTTTGGATTTCATGACAAAGAGCCTGCAGAATGAAGACGTTGAATAATTTATCAGGAAGAGGCTTGTGATCATAAAACCTTTAACTGCGGAGGTGAATGGTGATTATGGTGTGATTCGAAGATGGCTGCAATGAAGACAGTAAAACATGTGTATAGAACAACCATACTGATCCAGTAAGAAGAGTCAGGTGGTATGTCCTGGGCCCAACTTTCTCATGAAATCCTTATATGAGAACGTTTCCGATAATCTTGCAGGGAAATACCACTGAATGTCAGCTTTGGAATGTGATAATTTGATGGCACTGAGGACAGCTCCATTTGTGTTAGCGAACATCTAGCACTGCCTCCTATGTCCAAACcaaatctgtgatgtcacactgacGTACAGGTACAGACAGAATAGGGTGACTCCTGATGGTTTCCTGTGAGTCAGGGTGCGTTTGAAAGCACCACTGTAATAAAAAACTCATGAGGCTATAGTAGTTTAAGCACTGAAATATGAATCACTGCTCTTTTGTCAGTGGAGCAGCTTTTTGCTATATGTatctgtgtgacatcacagtcACAGGTCTCTGAAATCTTGGTTCGGAACGGAGTTGTTATATCTCACTAATAGAAAACTAAACTAATTCTAAGCCATAAGAATAAATATGATGTGAATTCTTAAATTGAGTTGTGTTTTACTTGGCAATTGTTGTTTcttgtacagtaccagtcaaaggtttggacacactttgtCATTCAAGgaaatgggaaggtgtgtccagacTTCTGACTGGTACTTACATGAATTTGAATAAGTACAGATGCATAAAGAAAGGTGAAATGCATCACTTATTATATATCATGTAGCTGACTTTGTcaatttatgttattttgtgttattttcaaagAAGTGATTATATGATGtaattgtgtttaatttttagttattttttaaatctttgttaatttatttattttacttcttttcCTTGTGTAAGAGTGcatttgtttcttgtgtttgatgctgctCTGTGGTTTTTATGGACAGTATTGATATATATTGctgtaaaagtaatgaaaactgaatttaaaaaaaaaacaccacctaTACAGACAGAGTTccaatgaatgaaaaaagactTCATGAATAAATATCCAACTTTAGGTTTTTAAGCTATTTgtctttaaagatcccctctagaCAAATTTGAAGACATatagaaatactctgctttgattaataatttgtgtctgatgttttttttcacaaaaagttCACTTACTTCCttgaaaatccttaaaattacatctcctccttctccctaaTTAAAAATTCAGAATCATTTCAAAgatttaactgctggacacaagatgtctccttcttcactgaaaagtccattctcagtgtttgtgcactggaggcttcaagtttccatataACACTTGTGTAAGTGACATACTGGACCACAGCTGGCTCCAAAATTGTTGTGATGACACCAATTATGCTTGTAAGTAcatgccttaaactcagattttagatgagcacagagaaacagccTTCTAGCATCCAACATCCATCTTAACAAAcgagaagaaaaagagatttttgactggaggggaactttaaaaatacactttctaattaaaaatgatcctattaaaaaagataaagcaGTGTAGACTTAGGAGTAGAATGAACAAATTAGGCTATGCTTTGTGGAGAACTGACATTcttaaatcatcaaatgtacaatacaaatgaaaaatttaaacatttatcaaaGAGGGAAGCATGTTTTTCATATTACTGAGATTCCCAGATATTCCTCGTATTCATACACatttgttatatactgtagagGTATTCATTCTCGACCTTGGAGAACAGTAGTCCTTTTACTAGCTTttacagctgtcagtcatctcacagtcttcattctGCGAATGGagcacagttacacacattatGACACAGGCCACATTATGACACCTGAACCAGCTCCAGTTGCTGAATTAAGACCCtgagatgcagctgaaagctcCAAAACCTGGTAAGTGGATCTCTGAGCTTAGATAACACATAGAAAACATATATAACATTGAAACTGTCAGTGCAGGCAGTGCAAGTAGATGTGTGCTGTATGTCGATTTACAACAGGTTCAAAAAATTAATTACTTACCTTAGTTATGAGTAAGCAAACATGTCTCAAAACCATGAtctaaaccagtggttcccaacctggggtcACTGGAttaatctgaggggtcatgagatgataggaaaaacagacagacattgtttttttaaataattttttcaaactttcctctaatttttgctttatttattggGAATTACTGTGTTTTATCTCCTGAGGCCTCTAAaagttatacaaataaaacaatgtccTCCAATGCAATGTGTGACGAGGGGTCCCTGgtagactttgctttattttaaggggtcacaagctaAAAAGGATGGAAACCACCGATCTAAAGAACTTTGTCGAATGCACTACACATTGTGGTACAGTAGATGGTGCTATTAAACGCGTTGGCTCTCTGTTCAACAACATTTaacagggaagaagaagaaggcggGGCACCACGTTAGTTAGTGGTTATTGGCAGTACTTAGTATTTCGTCCACGACAGGCTAGCAGTAGGTTGTCAACAGTTAAATCTCTGAAATGAACGGTTTGGACGAGGAACCAATGGCGCCACAGACGTTTCTTTACGGTGAGATAACTTGTTAATTTCGTGAGTGTCTTCACGGTGTTCAACAGTACGTGTCCTTATGTTTTACTGCTGGTATCAAGACAAGAAAACGATATAATTTAGCCGCACGTGGCCCTCAGTAATGGAAGGTATTGTTCCTGTAGATAACGCATTTAAAGTGTGATATATTGCGTTATGAAATCATTCCGTATAATAGCAGGAGAGCAGTAGTGAGTCCTGGTGATCTGCGCGGTTTCTCACCATTTCTGCCATACACGTGTTTGGCTATCAACATGGCGGCCCATGTTTTCTGAACAGCGTTGACATTTAAGCATTTTCTTTCTGACAGAAGTTGGAGCCTCTGTAGTTTCAGCTATAGTTAATTTCAATGAAGTATCGCCCTTTTTACGCTAAAGTTTGACCTGACTGTTTGTAGCTCGCCGGGAATAGTGACCTCAACGTGGGTTCAAACACACGCGGACCCCGCCGGCTCCCTCTTCATGAAGTAGACACATACTAGCATATTATTTAGGTCTTTGCGTCTGTTTTTTGCGGTCTTTTGACCATGAAATGATCTCTGTGGCTGCCTTAGCtaacattttaaatcacatcATGTTATCATGAATTTATCCAGTTTCATAGGGTCCCGTGTAACGTTACCTTTTCGTCCCATCACCAGCCTAATGTTGCCAAACATGCTTTATATTTGGACATACTTGAGATGATTTTATAATGCAGACATGACACATAGATAGGATCTTAGTTATTCGTGCTGCTGAGTATATTACTGAATAAAGTGAGTCATACATTCAGGGTTGATTCAGACCATAGTGGAATCACTTATTTTCCACACGTGATATGTGAACTGTGTCTTTTGCACCCAGAAAACTGAATTTGTTCATTCAGAAATAGACAATTCCGAGAGGCTTAATACTCTTTATCCCCAAATTTCAGAAAAGCTGTAACAGCATAAATGGAGAGGCAGAGTGCGTTAAAATCTGCCATTGTTGGTTTAAAACACCAGATTTATATGTAACTAGAGCTACGGGACTCAGCAGTAGTAGTGTTGAATTTGCACCTCCATAGTTTTCAGTGTAATAATTGTAAAGTTTTCTCTCCTAATTGAGGGAATTCCCAGTCATGGCAAGGCCATGTGGACATATTCATATCAGTAATCTGCGTGGCTCCCTCTTGTGTGCATTGGGAATATAGCACCCAGATGGTTACCTATCCAAGGTAGAGCACACTTCACATCACCTGCAGTGAAGTTATGTTTTGTAGGGGGGTTTTCTGTTAAGGAAATGACTAGTCTATCACAGATTTAAATCTTAGTATTTATATGCTTCAACTGCTACTGTCGggactgattattattattactgttattttcaCCAGGGTGTGTGCTCGAATCTGGAAAAGAGGTGGTGTTCAATCCTGACGACGATGACTTTGAGCATCAGCTAGATCTAAGGATGGTAAGTATCCTGAGATCCAAGATGTATGtgaagtcagttttatttgtatagcacctttttaaTACACAATGACAGCTCAAGGTGCTTAACATAAGCATAAAAGCAATTGAACAGCAtgataaaatttttaaaaatacagaaatataataattaaaaattaacaccaatcagaacacacacacacattcacaacattaaaaaatatactttattaCATGTCATTTATTATAACCATTTAACAgatcttttattttgtgtgttttggcaaGTGGACcacctttttgtgtgtgtgtgtgtgtgtgtgtgtgtggaattaCGTTTGTTTACTGCTTTATATGAACTGTATCATTTTTGAATAGCCTATTGGACAATCATAAGGCCATGCAGTGTAACCATTGTTAAAAAATGGCCTTGTATTACATGAGTATTGCACCCGCTGTGCACAGAGATTAACAGTCAATTGAATAAACTCAAATTCTTGAAGTGATAAAAGAGCTGTAATGCCAAGTAGCATGTGGATGGCAAAATTAAGTGTTCTCTATTACCAGCATGGGCCCACTTAGAGATGTCTCTTGTGCCCGGATGTGTGCCTCGAGCCAAATATGAATTAAGCAGAATTTATAGCAGTGAAACTAAATGTTACGCTGTCAAAATTAAGGACAATTTTTGCACCATCTGCTCATGTTTAAgtcaaacacatattttcttcATCAAAATAATTCCTGCCTAAGAAAACTAGGCATTGGGAAAGATGCACCTCAGTAAACATGACCATAGAACGATGAGGGGTAGACTCAAAGTATGTCCTGAGGTTAATTAGATTATCAGTTATTATCAAGTAGAAAATCTCAGCGAAATTCCTTACTAACAAACATCCACTTTTTACACTTTCCCCCCACATTAGTTGGAGCAGGTTGTATGTACACATAATACACTTGTCTAGCAGAATAGTCTACTCCTCATGCATGCCTTCTAACATGTTTCATGCAAACATTTCACACAGTCATTCACAGTGTATTAAGTTGAGTCACCTGTTTATTGAAATGCAAAAGTTAATATAGGATTGGAAGTAATTGTCTGTAACTATCTCTTGCTCTGTTTAGGCCTGTGTGGACCCCAGCACAAAAGATGAACTTCACATGGTGGAGGTGGAAGGACAAGACACAGAGGGTCAGAAAATCAAGGCAGCACTGGTTTCACTCAGGCCCTCAACCCTTCCAAGTGTGAGTAAAGTTCTTTTATCTACACTGTAAATGTCCTCTCATTGTGCTGAGTTTTCTCTTCAGctctcacacccacacagtcaaaAGCTGTATTTGTTCAGTCATGCTACTCTGTTGCTTTTATGTAATGCTGCCACCAATcttgacatttttggatttCATCACCACATTCGGCTCAGAAAATtaatactttacttttttttttaatgctgctctgtgtaaaaaaaaaaaaaaaaaaaaaaaatttataaCCAATATATCAAGGTTATTGAACTCCAGACTCGTAAGAGCACCTATTTAGTGCAGTGTGCACCTTTAAAACACTGTGCAACATGAAGATGGTTTGCTAACTGCAGTGGTTGTTGCAGGTGTGTCTCGGTGGTTTCACAATCACGCCCCCAGCAGTTTTCCGTCTGAAGGCAGGTTCTGGTCCGATCCATATCAGTGGACAACACCTTGTCAGTAAGTATTTGTTGCACAGATAGAGGGATGTTTT
Proteins encoded in this region:
- the kcnip1b gene encoding Kv channel-interacting protein 1b isoform X2, whose translation is MGAVVGTLTMQTKQRRPSRDKTDDELEMTMVCHRPEGLDQLEALTNFSKPELQILYRGFKNECPSGVVNEETFKHIYAQFFPHGDASMYAHYLFNAFDTTNNGSIKFKDFVVGLSILLRGTLREKLEWTFHLYDINRDGYINREEMTEIVRAIYDMMGKYTYPALKGDVPQQHVDAFFQKMDKNKDGVVTLEEFVIACQEDEIMMRSMQLFENVM
- the kcnip1b gene encoding Kv channel-interacting protein 1b isoform X1, with amino-acid sequence MAGCASRCRQGVLKLIQSLQRLVSGTLTKDKTDDELEMTMVCHRPEGLDQLEALTNFSKPELQILYRGFKNECPSGVVNEETFKHIYAQFFPHGDASMYAHYLFNAFDTTNNGSIKFKDFVVGLSILLRGTLREKLEWTFHLYDINRDGYINREEMTEIVRAIYDMMGKYTYPALKGDVPQQHVDAFFQKMDKNKDGVVTLEEFVIACQEDEIMMRSMQLFENVM